A single region of the Sciurus carolinensis chromosome 16, mSciCar1.2, whole genome shotgun sequence genome encodes:
- the Actn4 gene encoding alpha-actinin-4 isoform X4 yields MVDYHAANQSYQYGPSSGGNGAGGGGGMGDYMAQEDDWDRDLLLDPAWEKQQRKTFTAWCNSHLRKAGTQIENIDEDFRDGLKLMLLLEVISGERLPKPERGKMRVHKINNVNKALDFIASKGVKLVSIGAEEIVDGNAKMTLGMIWTIILRFAIQDISVEETSAKEGLLLWCQRKTAPYKNVNVQNFHISWKDGLAFNALIHRHRPELIEYDKLRKDDPVTNLNNAFEVAEKYLDIPKMLDAEDIVGTLRPDEKAIMTYVSCFYHAFSGAQKAETAANRICKVLAVNQENEHLMEDYERLASDLLEWIRRTIPWLEDRVPQKTIQEMQQKLEDFRDYRRVHKPPKVQEKCQLEINFNTLQTKLRLSNRPAFMPSEGRMVSDINNGWQHLEQAEKGYEEWLLNEIRRLERLDHLAEKFRQKASIHEAWTDGKEAMLKHRDYETATLSDIKALIRKHEAFESDLAAHQDRVEQIAAIAQELNELDYYDSHNVNTRCQKICDQWDALGSLTHSRREALEKTEKQLETIDQLHLEYAKRAAPFNNWMESAMEDLQDMFIVHTIEEIEGLISAHDQFKSTLPDADREREAILAIHKEAQRIAESNHIKLSGSNPYTTVTPQIINSKWEKVQQLVPKRDQALLEEQSKQQSNEHLRRQFSSQANVVGPWIQTKMEEIGRISIEMNGTLEDQLSHLKQYERSIVDYKPNLDLLEQQHQLIQEALIFDNKHTNYTMEHIRVGWEQLLTTIARTINEVENQILTRDAKGISQEQMQEFRASFNHFDKDHGGALGPEEFKACLISLGYDVENDRQGDAEFNRIMSVVDPNHSGLVTFQAFIDFMSRETTDTDTADQVIASFKVLAGDKNFITAEELRRELPPDQAEYCIARMAPYQGPDAVPGALDYKSFSTALYGESDL; encoded by the exons ACCTTCACGGCCTGGTGCAACTCCCACCTGCGGAAGGCGGGCACACAGATCGAGAACATCGATGAGGACTTCCGAGACGGGCTGAAGCTCATGCTGCTCCTGGAGGTCATTTCAG GGGAGCGGCTGCCGAAGCCCGAGCGAGGGAAGATGCGGGTGCACAAGATCAACAACGTGAACAAGGCCCTGGACTTCATCGCCAGCAAAGGCGTCAAGCTGGTCTCCATCGGGGCAGAAG AGATTGTAGACGGCAATGCGAAGATGACCCTGGGGATGATCTGGACCATCATCCTCCGCTTCGCCATCCAGGACATCTCCGTGGAAG AGACCTCTGCCAAGGAAGGGCTCCTCCTCTGGTGCCAGAGAAAGACAGCGCCATATAAGAACGTCAATGTGCAGAACTTCCACATCAG CTGGAAGGACGGTCTTGCCTTCAATGCTCTGATCCACCGGCACAGGCCAGAGCTAATCGAATACGACAAGCTGAGGAAG GACGATCCAGTTACCAACCTGAACAATGCCTTCGAAGTGGCTGAGAAATACCTCGACATCCCCAAGATGCTGGATGCAGAGG ATATTGTGGGTACTCTGAGGCCAGATGAGAAGGCCATCATGACTTACGTGTCCTGCTTCTACCACGCTTTCTCGGGGGCCCAGAAG gcGGAGACTGCAGCCAACCGCATCTGCAAGGTGCTCGCCGTCAACCAGGAGAACGAGCACCTGATGGAGGACTACGAGCGACTGGCCAGCGAT CTCCTGGAGTGGATCCGGCGCACCATCCCCTGGCTGGAGGACCGCGTGCCCCAGAAGACCATCCAGGAGATGCAGCAGAAGCTGGAGGACTTCCGCGACTACCGGCGCGTCCACAAGCCGCCCAAGGTGCAGGAGAAGTGCCAGCTGGAGATCAACTTCAACACACTGCAGACCAAGCTGCGCCTCAGCAACCGCCCCGCCTTCATGCCCTCGGAGGGCAGGATGGTCTCC GACATTAACAATGGCTGGCAGCACCTGGAGCAGGCGGAGAAGGGCTACGAGGAGTGGCTGCTGAACGAGATCCGAAGGCTGGAGCGGCTGGACCACCTGGCAGAGAAGTTCCGGCAAAAGGCCTCCATCCATGAGGCCTGGACTGACG GGAAGGAGGCCATGCTGAAACACCGGGACTACGAGACGGCCACCCTGTCAGACATCAAAGCCCTTATCCGCAAGCACGAGGCCTTCGAGAGTGACCTGGCCGCACACCAGGACCGCGTGGAGCAGATCGCGGCGATCGCCCAGGAGCTCAA CGAGCTGGACTACTACGACTCCCACAACGTCAACACTCGGTGTCAGAAGATCTGTGACCAGTGGGACGCCCTGGGCTCTCTGACCCACAGCCGCAGGGAGGCACTGGAG AAAACCGAGAAGCAGCTGGAGACCATCGATCAGCTGCACCTGGAGTACGCCAAGCGGGCCGCGCCCTTCAACAACTGGATGGAGAGCGCCATGGAGGACCTGCAGGACATGTTCATCGTGCACACCATCGAGGAGATCGAG GGCCTGATCTCAGCCCACGACCAGTTCAAGTCCACCCTCCCGGATGCTGATAGGGAACGGGAGGCCATCCTGGCCATCCACAAGGAGGCCCAGAGGATCGCTGAGAGCAACCACATCAAGCTGTCTGGCAGCAACCCCTACACCACCGTCACCCCCCAGATCATCAACTCCAAGTGGGAGAAG GTGCAGCAGCTGGTGCCCAAGCGGGACCAAGCGCTTCTGGAAGAGCAGAGCAAACAGCAGTCCAACGAGCACCTCCGCCGCCAGTTCTCCAGCCAGGCCAACGTGGTGGGGCCCTGGATCCAGACCAAGATGGAG GAGATCGGGCGCATCTCCATCGAGATGAACGGGACCCTGGAGGACCAGCTGAGCCACCTGAAGCAGTACGAGCGCAGCATCGTGGACTACAAGCCCAACCTGGACCTGCTGGAGCAGCAGCACCAGCTCATCCAGGAGGCCCTCATCTTCGACAACAAGCACACCAACTACACCATGGAG CACATCCGCGTGGGCTGGGAGCAGCTGCTCACCACCATTGCGCGCACCATCAACGAGGTGGAGAACCAGATCCTCACCCGGGACGCCAAGGGCATCAGCCAGGAGCAGATGCAAGAATTCCGGGCGTCCTTCAACCACTTCGACAAG GACCATGGTGGGGCACTGGGGCCCGAggagttcaaggcctgcctcatcAGCCTGGGCTACGACGTGGAGAACGACCGGCAG GGCGACGCTGAGTTCAACCGCATCATGAGCGTGGTTGACCCCAACCACAGCGGCCTTGTGACTTTCCAAGCCTTCATTGACTTCATGTCGAGGGAGACCACCGACACAGACACTGCTGACCAGGTCATCGCCTCCTTCAAGGTCCTGGCGGGGGACAAG AACTTCATCACGGCCGAGGAGCTGCGGAGAGAGCTGCCCCCCGACCAGGCAGAGTACTGCATCGCCCGCATGGCGCCCTACCAGGGCCCCGACGCCGTGCCCGGGGCCCTGGACTACAAGTCCTTCTCCACGGCGCTCTACGGGGAGAGCGACCTCTGA
- the Actn4 gene encoding alpha-actinin-4 isoform X3 — MVDYHAANQSYQYGPSSGGNGAGGGGGMGDYMAQEDDWDRDLLLDPAWEKQQRKTFTAWCNSHLRKAGTQIENIDEDFRDGLKLMLLLEVISGERLPKPERGKMRVHKINNVNKALDFIASKGVKLVSIGAEEIVDGNAKMTLGMIWTIILRFAIQDISVEETSAKEGLLLWCQRKTAPYKNVNVQNFHISWKDGLAFNALIHRHRPELIEYDKLRKDDPVTNLNNAFEVAEKYLDIPKMLDAEDIVNTARPDEKAIMTYVSSFYHAFSGAQKAETAANRICKVLAVNQENEHLMEDYERLASDLLEWIRRTIPWLEDRVPQKTIQEMQQKLEDFRDYRRVHKPPKVQEKCQLEINFNTLQTKLRLSNRPAFMPSEGRMVSDINNGWQHLEQAEKGYEEWLLNEIRRLERLDHLAEKFRQKASIHEAWTDGKEAMLKHRDYETATLSDIKALIRKHEAFESDLAAHQDRVEQIAAIAQELNELDYYDSHNVNTRCQKICDQWDALGSLTHSRREALEKTEKQLETIDQLHLEYAKRAAPFNNWMESAMEDLQDMFIVHTIEEIEGLISAHDQFKSTLPDADREREAILAIHKEAQRIAESNHIKLSGSNPYTTVTPQIINSKWEKVQQLVPKRDQALLEEQSKQQSNEHLRRQFSSQANVVGPWIQTKMEEIGRISIEMNGTLEDQLSHLKQYERSIVDYKPNLDLLEQQHQLIQEALIFDNKHTNYTMEHIRVGWEQLLTTIARTINEVENQILTRDAKGISQEQMQEFRASFNHFDKDHGGALGPEEFKACLISLGYDVENDRQGDAEFNRIMSVVDPNHSGLVTFQAFIDFMSRETTDTDTADQVIASFKVLAGDKNFITAEELRRELPPDQAEYCIARMAPYQGPDAVPGALDYKSFSTALYGESDL, encoded by the exons ACCTTCACGGCCTGGTGCAACTCCCACCTGCGGAAGGCGGGCACACAGATCGAGAACATCGATGAGGACTTCCGAGACGGGCTGAAGCTCATGCTGCTCCTGGAGGTCATTTCAG GGGAGCGGCTGCCGAAGCCCGAGCGAGGGAAGATGCGGGTGCACAAGATCAACAACGTGAACAAGGCCCTGGACTTCATCGCCAGCAAAGGCGTCAAGCTGGTCTCCATCGGGGCAGAAG AGATTGTAGACGGCAATGCGAAGATGACCCTGGGGATGATCTGGACCATCATCCTCCGCTTCGCCATCCAGGACATCTCCGTGGAAG AGACCTCTGCCAAGGAAGGGCTCCTCCTCTGGTGCCAGAGAAAGACAGCGCCATATAAGAACGTCAATGTGCAGAACTTCCACATCAG CTGGAAGGACGGTCTTGCCTTCAATGCTCTGATCCACCGGCACAGGCCAGAGCTAATCGAATACGACAAGCTGAGGAAG GACGATCCAGTTACCAACCTGAACAATGCCTTCGAAGTGGCTGAGAAATACCTCGACATCCCCAAGATGCTGGATGCAGAGG ACATCGTGAACACGGCCCGGCCCGACGAGAAGGCCATAATGACCTATGTGTCCAGCTTCTACCATGCCTTTTCAGGAGCGCAGAAG gcGGAGACTGCAGCCAACCGCATCTGCAAGGTGCTCGCCGTCAACCAGGAGAACGAGCACCTGATGGAGGACTACGAGCGACTGGCCAGCGAT CTCCTGGAGTGGATCCGGCGCACCATCCCCTGGCTGGAGGACCGCGTGCCCCAGAAGACCATCCAGGAGATGCAGCAGAAGCTGGAGGACTTCCGCGACTACCGGCGCGTCCACAAGCCGCCCAAGGTGCAGGAGAAGTGCCAGCTGGAGATCAACTTCAACACACTGCAGACCAAGCTGCGCCTCAGCAACCGCCCCGCCTTCATGCCCTCGGAGGGCAGGATGGTCTCC GACATTAACAATGGCTGGCAGCACCTGGAGCAGGCGGAGAAGGGCTACGAGGAGTGGCTGCTGAACGAGATCCGAAGGCTGGAGCGGCTGGACCACCTGGCAGAGAAGTTCCGGCAAAAGGCCTCCATCCATGAGGCCTGGACTGACG GGAAGGAGGCCATGCTGAAACACCGGGACTACGAGACGGCCACCCTGTCAGACATCAAAGCCCTTATCCGCAAGCACGAGGCCTTCGAGAGTGACCTGGCCGCACACCAGGACCGCGTGGAGCAGATCGCGGCGATCGCCCAGGAGCTCAA CGAGCTGGACTACTACGACTCCCACAACGTCAACACTCGGTGTCAGAAGATCTGTGACCAGTGGGACGCCCTGGGCTCTCTGACCCACAGCCGCAGGGAGGCACTGGAG AAAACCGAGAAGCAGCTGGAGACCATCGATCAGCTGCACCTGGAGTACGCCAAGCGGGCCGCGCCCTTCAACAACTGGATGGAGAGCGCCATGGAGGACCTGCAGGACATGTTCATCGTGCACACCATCGAGGAGATCGAG GGCCTGATCTCAGCCCACGACCAGTTCAAGTCCACCCTCCCGGATGCTGATAGGGAACGGGAGGCCATCCTGGCCATCCACAAGGAGGCCCAGAGGATCGCTGAGAGCAACCACATCAAGCTGTCTGGCAGCAACCCCTACACCACCGTCACCCCCCAGATCATCAACTCCAAGTGGGAGAAG GTGCAGCAGCTGGTGCCCAAGCGGGACCAAGCGCTTCTGGAAGAGCAGAGCAAACAGCAGTCCAACGAGCACCTCCGCCGCCAGTTCTCCAGCCAGGCCAACGTGGTGGGGCCCTGGATCCAGACCAAGATGGAG GAGATCGGGCGCATCTCCATCGAGATGAACGGGACCCTGGAGGACCAGCTGAGCCACCTGAAGCAGTACGAGCGCAGCATCGTGGACTACAAGCCCAACCTGGACCTGCTGGAGCAGCAGCACCAGCTCATCCAGGAGGCCCTCATCTTCGACAACAAGCACACCAACTACACCATGGAG CACATCCGCGTGGGCTGGGAGCAGCTGCTCACCACCATTGCGCGCACCATCAACGAGGTGGAGAACCAGATCCTCACCCGGGACGCCAAGGGCATCAGCCAGGAGCAGATGCAAGAATTCCGGGCGTCCTTCAACCACTTCGACAAG GACCATGGTGGGGCACTGGGGCCCGAggagttcaaggcctgcctcatcAGCCTGGGCTACGACGTGGAGAACGACCGGCAG GGCGACGCTGAGTTCAACCGCATCATGAGCGTGGTTGACCCCAACCACAGCGGCCTTGTGACTTTCCAAGCCTTCATTGACTTCATGTCGAGGGAGACCACCGACACAGACACTGCTGACCAGGTCATCGCCTCCTTCAAGGTCCTGGCGGGGGACAAG AACTTCATCACGGCCGAGGAGCTGCGGAGAGAGCTGCCCCCCGACCAGGCAGAGTACTGCATCGCCCGCATGGCGCCCTACCAGGGCCCCGACGCCGTGCCCGGGGCCCTGGACTACAAGTCCTTCTCCACGGCGCTCTACGGGGAGAGCGACCTCTGA
- the Actn4 gene encoding alpha-actinin-4 isoform X1, protein MVDYHAANQSYQYGPSSGGNGAGGGGGMGDYMAQEDDWDRDLLLDPAWEKQQRKTFTAWCNSHLRKAGTQIENIDEDFRDGLKLMLLLEVISGERLPKPERGKMRVHKINNVNKALDFIASKGVKLVSIGAEEIVDGNAKMTLGMIWTIILRFAIQDISVEETSAKEGLLLWCQRKTAPYKNVNVQNFHISWKDGLAFNALIHRHRPELIEYDKLRKDDPVTNLNNAFEVAEKYLDIPKMLDAEDIVNTARPDEKAIMTYVSSFYHAFSGAQKAETAANRICKVLAVNQENEHLMEDYERLASDLLEWIRRTIPWLEDRVPQKTIQEMQQKLEDFRDYRRVHKPPKVQEKCQLEINFNTLQTKLRLSNRPAFMPSEGRMVSDINNGWQHLEQAEKGYEEWLLNEIRRLERLDHLAEKFRQKASIHEAWTDGKEAMLKHRDYETATLSDIKALIRKHEAFESDLAAHQDRVEQIAAIAQELNELDYYDSHNVNTRCQKICDQWDALGSLTHSRREALEKTEKQLETIDQLHLEYAKRAAPFNNWMESAMEDLQDMFIVHTIEEIEGLISAHDQFKSTLPDADREREAILAIHKEAQRIAESNHIKLSGSNPYTTVTPQIINSKWEKVQQLVPKRDQALLEEQSKQQSNEHLRRQFSSQANVVGPWIQTKMEEIGRISIEMNGTLEDQLSHLKQYERSIVDYKPNLDLLEQQHQLIQEALIFDNKHTNYTMEHIRVGWEQLLTTIARTINEVENQILTRDAKGISQEQMQEFRASFNHFDKDHGGALGPEEFKACLISLGYDVENDRQKQTGSMDSDDFRALLISTGCSLGDAEFNRIMSVVDPNHSGLVTFQAFIDFMSRETTDTDTADQVIASFKVLAGDKNFITAEELRRELPPDQAEYCIARMAPYQGPDAVPGALDYKSFSTALYGESDL, encoded by the exons ACCTTCACGGCCTGGTGCAACTCCCACCTGCGGAAGGCGGGCACACAGATCGAGAACATCGATGAGGACTTCCGAGACGGGCTGAAGCTCATGCTGCTCCTGGAGGTCATTTCAG GGGAGCGGCTGCCGAAGCCCGAGCGAGGGAAGATGCGGGTGCACAAGATCAACAACGTGAACAAGGCCCTGGACTTCATCGCCAGCAAAGGCGTCAAGCTGGTCTCCATCGGGGCAGAAG AGATTGTAGACGGCAATGCGAAGATGACCCTGGGGATGATCTGGACCATCATCCTCCGCTTCGCCATCCAGGACATCTCCGTGGAAG AGACCTCTGCCAAGGAAGGGCTCCTCCTCTGGTGCCAGAGAAAGACAGCGCCATATAAGAACGTCAATGTGCAGAACTTCCACATCAG CTGGAAGGACGGTCTTGCCTTCAATGCTCTGATCCACCGGCACAGGCCAGAGCTAATCGAATACGACAAGCTGAGGAAG GACGATCCAGTTACCAACCTGAACAATGCCTTCGAAGTGGCTGAGAAATACCTCGACATCCCCAAGATGCTGGATGCAGAGG ACATCGTGAACACGGCCCGGCCCGACGAGAAGGCCATAATGACCTATGTGTCCAGCTTCTACCATGCCTTTTCAGGAGCGCAGAAG gcGGAGACTGCAGCCAACCGCATCTGCAAGGTGCTCGCCGTCAACCAGGAGAACGAGCACCTGATGGAGGACTACGAGCGACTGGCCAGCGAT CTCCTGGAGTGGATCCGGCGCACCATCCCCTGGCTGGAGGACCGCGTGCCCCAGAAGACCATCCAGGAGATGCAGCAGAAGCTGGAGGACTTCCGCGACTACCGGCGCGTCCACAAGCCGCCCAAGGTGCAGGAGAAGTGCCAGCTGGAGATCAACTTCAACACACTGCAGACCAAGCTGCGCCTCAGCAACCGCCCCGCCTTCATGCCCTCGGAGGGCAGGATGGTCTCC GACATTAACAATGGCTGGCAGCACCTGGAGCAGGCGGAGAAGGGCTACGAGGAGTGGCTGCTGAACGAGATCCGAAGGCTGGAGCGGCTGGACCACCTGGCAGAGAAGTTCCGGCAAAAGGCCTCCATCCATGAGGCCTGGACTGACG GGAAGGAGGCCATGCTGAAACACCGGGACTACGAGACGGCCACCCTGTCAGACATCAAAGCCCTTATCCGCAAGCACGAGGCCTTCGAGAGTGACCTGGCCGCACACCAGGACCGCGTGGAGCAGATCGCGGCGATCGCCCAGGAGCTCAA CGAGCTGGACTACTACGACTCCCACAACGTCAACACTCGGTGTCAGAAGATCTGTGACCAGTGGGACGCCCTGGGCTCTCTGACCCACAGCCGCAGGGAGGCACTGGAG AAAACCGAGAAGCAGCTGGAGACCATCGATCAGCTGCACCTGGAGTACGCCAAGCGGGCCGCGCCCTTCAACAACTGGATGGAGAGCGCCATGGAGGACCTGCAGGACATGTTCATCGTGCACACCATCGAGGAGATCGAG GGCCTGATCTCAGCCCACGACCAGTTCAAGTCCACCCTCCCGGATGCTGATAGGGAACGGGAGGCCATCCTGGCCATCCACAAGGAGGCCCAGAGGATCGCTGAGAGCAACCACATCAAGCTGTCTGGCAGCAACCCCTACACCACCGTCACCCCCCAGATCATCAACTCCAAGTGGGAGAAG GTGCAGCAGCTGGTGCCCAAGCGGGACCAAGCGCTTCTGGAAGAGCAGAGCAAACAGCAGTCCAACGAGCACCTCCGCCGCCAGTTCTCCAGCCAGGCCAACGTGGTGGGGCCCTGGATCCAGACCAAGATGGAG GAGATCGGGCGCATCTCCATCGAGATGAACGGGACCCTGGAGGACCAGCTGAGCCACCTGAAGCAGTACGAGCGCAGCATCGTGGACTACAAGCCCAACCTGGACCTGCTGGAGCAGCAGCACCAGCTCATCCAGGAGGCCCTCATCTTCGACAACAAGCACACCAACTACACCATGGAG CACATCCGCGTGGGCTGGGAGCAGCTGCTCACCACCATTGCGCGCACCATCAACGAGGTGGAGAACCAGATCCTCACCCGGGACGCCAAGGGCATCAGCCAGGAGCAGATGCAAGAATTCCGGGCGTCCTTCAACCACTTCGACAAG GACCATGGTGGGGCACTGGGGCCCGAggagttcaaggcctgcctcatcAGCCTGGGCTACGACGTGGAGAACGACCGGCAG AAGCAGACAGGCAGCATGGACTCCGACGACTTCAGGGCTCTGCTTATCTCCACAGGATGCAGCCTG GGCGACGCTGAGTTCAACCGCATCATGAGCGTGGTTGACCCCAACCACAGCGGCCTTGTGACTTTCCAAGCCTTCATTGACTTCATGTCGAGGGAGACCACCGACACAGACACTGCTGACCAGGTCATCGCCTCCTTCAAGGTCCTGGCGGGGGACAAG AACTTCATCACGGCCGAGGAGCTGCGGAGAGAGCTGCCCCCCGACCAGGCAGAGTACTGCATCGCCCGCATGGCGCCCTACCAGGGCCCCGACGCCGTGCCCGGGGCCCTGGACTACAAGTCCTTCTCCACGGCGCTCTACGGGGAGAGCGACCTCTGA
- the Actn4 gene encoding alpha-actinin-4 isoform X2, with product MVDYHAANQSYQYGPSSGGNGAGGGGGMGDYMAQEDDWDRDLLLDPAWEKQQRKTFTAWCNSHLRKAGTQIENIDEDFRDGLKLMLLLEVISGERLPKPERGKMRVHKINNVNKALDFIASKGVKLVSIGAEEIVDGNAKMTLGMIWTIILRFAIQDISVEETSAKEGLLLWCQRKTAPYKNVNVQNFHISWKDGLAFNALIHRHRPELIEYDKLRKDDPVTNLNNAFEVAEKYLDIPKMLDAEDIVGTLRPDEKAIMTYVSCFYHAFSGAQKAETAANRICKVLAVNQENEHLMEDYERLASDLLEWIRRTIPWLEDRVPQKTIQEMQQKLEDFRDYRRVHKPPKVQEKCQLEINFNTLQTKLRLSNRPAFMPSEGRMVSDINNGWQHLEQAEKGYEEWLLNEIRRLERLDHLAEKFRQKASIHEAWTDGKEAMLKHRDYETATLSDIKALIRKHEAFESDLAAHQDRVEQIAAIAQELNELDYYDSHNVNTRCQKICDQWDALGSLTHSRREALEKTEKQLETIDQLHLEYAKRAAPFNNWMESAMEDLQDMFIVHTIEEIEGLISAHDQFKSTLPDADREREAILAIHKEAQRIAESNHIKLSGSNPYTTVTPQIINSKWEKVQQLVPKRDQALLEEQSKQQSNEHLRRQFSSQANVVGPWIQTKMEEIGRISIEMNGTLEDQLSHLKQYERSIVDYKPNLDLLEQQHQLIQEALIFDNKHTNYTMEHIRVGWEQLLTTIARTINEVENQILTRDAKGISQEQMQEFRASFNHFDKDHGGALGPEEFKACLISLGYDVENDRQKQTGSMDSDDFRALLISTGCSLGDAEFNRIMSVVDPNHSGLVTFQAFIDFMSRETTDTDTADQVIASFKVLAGDKNFITAEELRRELPPDQAEYCIARMAPYQGPDAVPGALDYKSFSTALYGESDL from the exons ACCTTCACGGCCTGGTGCAACTCCCACCTGCGGAAGGCGGGCACACAGATCGAGAACATCGATGAGGACTTCCGAGACGGGCTGAAGCTCATGCTGCTCCTGGAGGTCATTTCAG GGGAGCGGCTGCCGAAGCCCGAGCGAGGGAAGATGCGGGTGCACAAGATCAACAACGTGAACAAGGCCCTGGACTTCATCGCCAGCAAAGGCGTCAAGCTGGTCTCCATCGGGGCAGAAG AGATTGTAGACGGCAATGCGAAGATGACCCTGGGGATGATCTGGACCATCATCCTCCGCTTCGCCATCCAGGACATCTCCGTGGAAG AGACCTCTGCCAAGGAAGGGCTCCTCCTCTGGTGCCAGAGAAAGACAGCGCCATATAAGAACGTCAATGTGCAGAACTTCCACATCAG CTGGAAGGACGGTCTTGCCTTCAATGCTCTGATCCACCGGCACAGGCCAGAGCTAATCGAATACGACAAGCTGAGGAAG GACGATCCAGTTACCAACCTGAACAATGCCTTCGAAGTGGCTGAGAAATACCTCGACATCCCCAAGATGCTGGATGCAGAGG ATATTGTGGGTACTCTGAGGCCAGATGAGAAGGCCATCATGACTTACGTGTCCTGCTTCTACCACGCTTTCTCGGGGGCCCAGAAG gcGGAGACTGCAGCCAACCGCATCTGCAAGGTGCTCGCCGTCAACCAGGAGAACGAGCACCTGATGGAGGACTACGAGCGACTGGCCAGCGAT CTCCTGGAGTGGATCCGGCGCACCATCCCCTGGCTGGAGGACCGCGTGCCCCAGAAGACCATCCAGGAGATGCAGCAGAAGCTGGAGGACTTCCGCGACTACCGGCGCGTCCACAAGCCGCCCAAGGTGCAGGAGAAGTGCCAGCTGGAGATCAACTTCAACACACTGCAGACCAAGCTGCGCCTCAGCAACCGCCCCGCCTTCATGCCCTCGGAGGGCAGGATGGTCTCC GACATTAACAATGGCTGGCAGCACCTGGAGCAGGCGGAGAAGGGCTACGAGGAGTGGCTGCTGAACGAGATCCGAAGGCTGGAGCGGCTGGACCACCTGGCAGAGAAGTTCCGGCAAAAGGCCTCCATCCATGAGGCCTGGACTGACG GGAAGGAGGCCATGCTGAAACACCGGGACTACGAGACGGCCACCCTGTCAGACATCAAAGCCCTTATCCGCAAGCACGAGGCCTTCGAGAGTGACCTGGCCGCACACCAGGACCGCGTGGAGCAGATCGCGGCGATCGCCCAGGAGCTCAA CGAGCTGGACTACTACGACTCCCACAACGTCAACACTCGGTGTCAGAAGATCTGTGACCAGTGGGACGCCCTGGGCTCTCTGACCCACAGCCGCAGGGAGGCACTGGAG AAAACCGAGAAGCAGCTGGAGACCATCGATCAGCTGCACCTGGAGTACGCCAAGCGGGCCGCGCCCTTCAACAACTGGATGGAGAGCGCCATGGAGGACCTGCAGGACATGTTCATCGTGCACACCATCGAGGAGATCGAG GGCCTGATCTCAGCCCACGACCAGTTCAAGTCCACCCTCCCGGATGCTGATAGGGAACGGGAGGCCATCCTGGCCATCCACAAGGAGGCCCAGAGGATCGCTGAGAGCAACCACATCAAGCTGTCTGGCAGCAACCCCTACACCACCGTCACCCCCCAGATCATCAACTCCAAGTGGGAGAAG GTGCAGCAGCTGGTGCCCAAGCGGGACCAAGCGCTTCTGGAAGAGCAGAGCAAACAGCAGTCCAACGAGCACCTCCGCCGCCAGTTCTCCAGCCAGGCCAACGTGGTGGGGCCCTGGATCCAGACCAAGATGGAG GAGATCGGGCGCATCTCCATCGAGATGAACGGGACCCTGGAGGACCAGCTGAGCCACCTGAAGCAGTACGAGCGCAGCATCGTGGACTACAAGCCCAACCTGGACCTGCTGGAGCAGCAGCACCAGCTCATCCAGGAGGCCCTCATCTTCGACAACAAGCACACCAACTACACCATGGAG CACATCCGCGTGGGCTGGGAGCAGCTGCTCACCACCATTGCGCGCACCATCAACGAGGTGGAGAACCAGATCCTCACCCGGGACGCCAAGGGCATCAGCCAGGAGCAGATGCAAGAATTCCGGGCGTCCTTCAACCACTTCGACAAG GACCATGGTGGGGCACTGGGGCCCGAggagttcaaggcctgcctcatcAGCCTGGGCTACGACGTGGAGAACGACCGGCAG AAGCAGACAGGCAGCATGGACTCCGACGACTTCAGGGCTCTGCTTATCTCCACAGGATGCAGCCTG GGCGACGCTGAGTTCAACCGCATCATGAGCGTGGTTGACCCCAACCACAGCGGCCTTGTGACTTTCCAAGCCTTCATTGACTTCATGTCGAGGGAGACCACCGACACAGACACTGCTGACCAGGTCATCGCCTCCTTCAAGGTCCTGGCGGGGGACAAG AACTTCATCACGGCCGAGGAGCTGCGGAGAGAGCTGCCCCCCGACCAGGCAGAGTACTGCATCGCCCGCATGGCGCCCTACCAGGGCCCCGACGCCGTGCCCGGGGCCCTGGACTACAAGTCCTTCTCCACGGCGCTCTACGGGGAGAGCGACCTCTGA